Proteins encoded by one window of Chondromyces crocatus:
- a CDS encoding OPT family oligopeptide transporter, producing MALKQLTPEQVQSMSLEEKDRWWLENVYRGDMPQLTWRSAITGMLLGGFLSLTNLYIGMRTGWSLGVGITSVILAFAVFRVLSRLGIGREMTILENNAMQSIATSAGYVNSPLFSSFAAYSMVTMAIIPMYQAVVWLLCLALLGVLFAFPLKKRFINDEQLPFPEGMAAGVVMDALHESDEKEGLFKAKLLAAGGALSAFIELLRDGKVMRFLFGANSIPGSYDEVLYAGGFAELLKKWGITPTLRGVPLSELTIRWDTSIIFIATGGLMGIRVGVSLLIGGILNYVVLAPLLIQQGIIVPSPGGSYGLRQISLWALWGGVACMTTSSLYSFFSKPKIILDAFRNLWRKGDEKRDVLEHIELPIKVSVIGVPIVSMVLIFLGHAWFGMSYWLGAVAVPLVFVFALIAVNSTGLTAITPTGALGKLTQLTYGLLAPGNITTNVMSAAITAEVASNASNLLMDIKPGYMLGGKPRHQAIGHVLGGLAGLALSLPVWYFVLIRGDIGLYGTEAMPVPAAVTWRAVAEILMKGLSFLHPTAKIAVVVGALLGILIEATKHLSRGRFSLSAVALGLAFLLNFSDIWAMFLGSFGFWLLQQRAAKWMAAAAEKPKPAVPGEAALPLVPGPRPWYVLGAENTETICAGVIAGGALMGIGLAVLGVLVLPDVSEVQRIGEWVGKVLGNR from the coding sequence GTGGCCCTGAAGCAGCTCACCCCCGAGCAAGTCCAGTCCATGTCCCTCGAAGAGAAGGACAGGTGGTGGCTGGAGAACGTCTACCGCGGGGACATGCCCCAGCTCACCTGGCGGTCGGCGATCACGGGCATGCTGCTCGGCGGGTTCCTCTCGCTGACGAACCTCTACATCGGCATGCGGACCGGGTGGTCCCTGGGCGTCGGGATCACCAGCGTGATCCTCGCCTTCGCCGTGTTCCGGGTGCTGTCGCGTCTCGGAATCGGTCGCGAGATGACCATCCTGGAGAACAACGCGATGCAGTCCATCGCGACCTCCGCCGGGTACGTGAACTCGCCGCTGTTCAGCAGTTTCGCCGCGTACTCGATGGTCACGATGGCCATCATCCCCATGTACCAGGCGGTGGTGTGGCTCCTGTGCCTGGCGCTGCTCGGGGTTCTGTTCGCGTTCCCGCTGAAGAAGCGGTTCATCAACGACGAGCAGCTCCCATTCCCCGAGGGCATGGCCGCGGGCGTGGTGATGGACGCGCTCCACGAGAGCGACGAGAAAGAGGGCCTCTTCAAGGCCAAGCTCCTCGCGGCCGGGGGTGCACTCAGCGCCTTCATCGAGCTTCTGCGCGACGGCAAGGTGATGCGGTTCCTCTTCGGGGCGAACAGCATCCCCGGCAGCTATGACGAGGTGCTCTACGCGGGCGGGTTTGCCGAGCTGCTGAAGAAGTGGGGCATCACCCCGACCCTGCGCGGCGTGCCGCTGAGCGAGCTGACCATCCGCTGGGACACGAGCATCATCTTCATCGCCACCGGCGGGCTGATGGGCATCCGGGTCGGCGTGTCGCTGCTGATCGGCGGCATCCTGAACTACGTCGTGCTCGCGCCGCTCCTGATCCAGCAGGGCATCATCGTGCCCAGCCCGGGGGGGAGCTACGGGCTGCGGCAGATCTCGCTCTGGGCGCTCTGGGGCGGCGTGGCTTGCATGACCACGTCGTCGCTCTACTCGTTCTTCTCCAAGCCCAAGATCATCCTCGATGCGTTCCGCAATCTCTGGCGGAAGGGGGACGAGAAGCGGGACGTGCTGGAGCACATCGAGCTGCCGATCAAGGTCTCGGTGATCGGCGTGCCGATCGTGTCCATGGTCCTGATCTTCCTGGGGCACGCCTGGTTCGGGATGTCGTACTGGCTCGGCGCCGTCGCGGTGCCGCTGGTGTTCGTCTTCGCGCTCATCGCGGTGAACTCGACGGGGCTCACCGCCATCACCCCCACGGGCGCGCTGGGAAAGCTGACGCAGCTCACCTACGGGCTGCTCGCGCCGGGCAACATCACCACCAACGTGATGAGCGCGGCGATCACCGCCGAGGTGGCGAGCAATGCGTCGAACCTGCTGATGGACATCAAGCCGGGCTACATGCTCGGCGGCAAGCCGCGCCACCAGGCCATCGGCCACGTGCTCGGCGGGCTCGCGGGCCTCGCGCTGTCGCTGCCGGTCTGGTACTTCGTGCTCATCCGTGGCGACATCGGCCTCTATGGCACCGAGGCGATGCCGGTGCCCGCCGCGGTGACCTGGCGCGCGGTCGCCGAGATCCTGATGAAGGGGCTGTCGTTCCTGCACCCGACGGCGAAGATCGCGGTGGTGGTCGGCGCGCTTCTCGGCATCCTGATCGAGGCGACGAAGCACCTGTCGAGGGGTCGGTTCTCGCTGTCGGCGGTGGCGCTGGGGCTCGCGTTCCTGCTGAACTTCTCCGACATCTGGGCGATGTTCCTGGGGTCGTTCGGGTTCTGGCTGTTGCAGCAGCGGGCTGCCAAGTGGATGGCGGCCGCAGCGGAGAAGCCGAAGCCTGCCGTCCCCGGGGAGGCCGCGCTGCCGCTCGTGCCGGGTCCGAGGCCCTGGTACGTACTCGGCGCCGAGAACACGGAGACCATCTGCGCCGGCGTGATTGCTGGCGGCGCCTTGATGGGCATCGGGCTCGCGGTGCTCGGGGTGCTGGTGCTGCCCGATGTGAGTGAGGTGCAGCGGATCGGTGAGTGGGTGGGGAAGGTGCTCGGCAATCGGTGA
- a CDS encoding SLATT domain-containing protein: protein MPAPGILPHRARTQLADLHSDDEDIVTSLGMTSRYLQEKILAIAGWYMRRNQRRTVLSKAMRLGAITFAALGGVVALLCVLALTPGRPEIQHLPVEVGQLGYVAFALAAGCIVIDRVFCLSTGWTRLMGSALALQRALAEFQLDWARMHRELGGQPPTQAQAEQMLLRLEELHSATFLVVELETQIWMADLQSSLTAIHQFAKMRAHALEAGPLDVIVSSGALADDGLALYLDGILYSYFHGTRTQLSGVRAGHHVVMVLATIRGIPVESTATTQLSPGAIGTVSVALPVPHGSSRGEVS from the coding sequence ATGCCGGCACCGGGAATCCTCCCTCACCGGGCCCGAACCCAGCTCGCTGATCTTCACTCGGACGACGAAGACATCGTCACATCGCTCGGCATGACCTCCCGCTACCTGCAGGAGAAGATCCTGGCAATCGCCGGCTGGTACATGCGCCGCAACCAGAGGCGCACTGTGCTGTCAAAGGCAATGCGCCTGGGGGCGATCACCTTCGCCGCCCTCGGTGGTGTCGTCGCGCTGCTCTGCGTCCTCGCACTCACCCCTGGCAGACCCGAAATCCAGCACCTGCCCGTCGAGGTCGGTCAGCTCGGCTACGTCGCCTTCGCCCTCGCCGCCGGCTGCATCGTCATCGACCGCGTTTTCTGCCTCTCCACCGGATGGACGCGCCTCATGGGCAGCGCCTTGGCGCTCCAGCGCGCTCTCGCCGAGTTCCAGCTCGACTGGGCCAGGATGCACAGGGAGCTCGGTGGCCAGCCGCCTACCCAGGCGCAGGCCGAGCAGATGCTCCTTCGCCTCGAGGAGCTGCACAGCGCCACTTTCCTGGTGGTCGAGCTGGAGACCCAGATCTGGATGGCCGACCTTCAGAGCAGCCTCACCGCGATCCACCAGTTCGCGAAGATGCGCGCGCACGCCCTCGAAGCCGGTCCCCTCGACGTCATCGTGTCCAGCGGCGCCCTCGCCGACGACGGGCTCGCCCTCTACCTCGACGGAATCCTTTACAGCTACTTCCACGGCACCCGCACGCAGCTCTCCGGCGTGCGCGCAGGCCATCACGTGGTGATGGTCCTCGCGACGATCCGCGGCATCCCCGTGGAGAGCACCGCCACGACCCAGCTCTCCCCAGGCGCCATCGGCACCGTCTCCGTGGCCTTGCCCGTCCCTCACGGGTCGAGCCGGGGCGAGGTATCATGA